A single genomic interval of Zingiber officinale cultivar Zhangliang chromosome 4A, Zo_v1.1, whole genome shotgun sequence harbors:
- the LOC121971128 gene encoding uncharacterized protein LOC121971128 isoform X2, which yields METMGVFGLTLQQVKSHLQKYRNQSKYEKREQHKHGSESDETLSTFLVPSPDIREHEVHACKTSLTEVGRQILEEIEVEDFMLQLNGTPQDTYMESLVEDPYDKAIREFLNA from the exons ATGGAAACAATGGGAGTTTTTGGCCTCACCCTTCAACAGGTGAAGAGCCACCTTCAG AAATACAGGAACCAAAGCAAATATGAGAAGAGGGAACAACACAAACATG GAAGTGAAAGTGATGAAACTTTGTCAACCTTTTTGGTGCCATCTCCAGACATCAG GGAACATGAAGTTCACGCCTGCAAAACAAGTCTAACAGAAGTAGGCAGACAAATCCTGGAAGAAATAGAG GTTGAGGACTTCATGCTGCAGCTTAACGGAACCCCACAAGACACATATATGGAATCTTTAGTCGAGGATCCGTATGATAAGGCGATTAGAGAGTTTCTGAATGCTTAA
- the LOC121971128 gene encoding protein PHOSPHATE STARVATION RESPONSE 1-like isoform X1, which produces MSYNQFQNNGFMMPSRENLCPVAATHPLGTSKQNPNFRIKWTPSLHWIFVVAVERLGGATEAKPTAIVQAMETMGVFGLTLQQVKSHLQKYRNQSKYEKREQHKHGSESDETLSTFLVPSPDIREHEVHACKTSLTEVGRQILEEIEVEDFMLQLNGTPQDTYMESLVEDPYDKAIREFLNA; this is translated from the exons ATGTCTTACAATCAATTTCAAAACAATGGATTTATGATGCCCAGCAGAGAGAACTTATGCCCAGTTGCCGCCACACACCCATTAGGCACATCCAAACAAAATCCAAACTTCCGCATTAAGTGGACTCCTAGTCTTCATTGGATATTTGTCGTGGCCGTTGAGCGGCTTGGAGGAGCTACTG AGGCCAAGCCTACAGCCATCGTTCAAGCAATGGAAACAATGGGAGTTTTTGGCCTCACCCTTCAACAGGTGAAGAGCCACCTTCAG AAATACAGGAACCAAAGCAAATATGAGAAGAGGGAACAACACAAACATG GAAGTGAAAGTGATGAAACTTTGTCAACCTTTTTGGTGCCATCTCCAGACATCAG GGAACATGAAGTTCACGCCTGCAAAACAAGTCTAACAGAAGTAGGCAGACAAATCCTGGAAGAAATAGAG GTTGAGGACTTCATGCTGCAGCTTAACGGAACCCCACAAGACACATATATGGAATCTTTAGTCGAGGATCCGTATGATAAGGCGATTAGAGAGTTTCTGAATGCTTAA